A region from the Aphis gossypii isolate Hap1 chromosome 1, ASM2018417v2, whole genome shotgun sequence genome encodes:
- the LOC114127457 gene encoding protein NDUFAF4 homolog: MGVAGSRFTKHMRRFNVIERTERVINKDKPIPAPLHKADAERLKYLLDNDPQLKEELKNKNSTLGKNLESVYVTSKGDLPDVYPQSKIKLPQNRMQEFNSPFSCEEPENVPPGRYTLTQITECIADHYKDKQIYTSQALADRVKIDKKLMDNILKYYRVFDMYVPEKMMEKKTKSKFFISSAIDKIRENLEIDKYQEERKQIGKD; encoded by the exons ATGGGAGTAGCTGGATCTCGTTTTACAAAGCATATGCGAAGGTTTAACGTAATCGAACGGACAGAACGAGTTATAAACAAAGATAAACCTATACCAGCGCCACTGCATAAAGCAGATGCTGAGCGTCTGAAATACCTCCTTGATa ATGATCCACAATTAAAGGAAGAGCTAAAGAACAAAAATTCAACTCTtggaaaaaatttagaaagtGTTTATGTCACATCTAAAGGtgat ttacccGATGTATACCCACAATCTAAAATCAAGTTACCACAAAATCGAATGCAAGAATTTAATTCACCATTCTCATGTGAAGAACCAGAAAATGTTCCACCAGGACGGTATACACTTACACAAATTACTGAATGTATAGCTGATCATTATAAAGACAAACAAATTTACACATCACAAGCTCTAGCTGATCGAGTTAAAATTGATAAGAAATTAATgg ataatatactaaaatactatagGGTATTTGATATGTATGTTCCTGAAAAAATGATGGAAAAGAAgacaaaaagtaaatttttcattagtaGTGCAATCGACAAGATTAGAGAGAACTtagaaatagataaatatcagGAGGAACGAAAACAGATTGGTAAAGATTAA